The region TCATGTACGTGGCAAACGAGCACATTCTTAGAATCATCAGGGCTAAGAGAGTAACCAACATCTTCACACCGTGCTGCTCGGATCCGGCTCACTGTGGTCTCTTATCAGCTGCCTTTAAGAGCACGTATCTTACAGACATAGTAAGTAGTTAAAATTAGTCCCATTAAAACAACACTTTCCAACCTTCAAATAAATCCAAGCTCAACACAGTGGCTAATATTTCAAAAACAAAGTATTAAATTCCACAAATGCCAGGAAAGTTCAATAGTGCCTTCTCAACCACCACACAAAGCAAGAGTGCTATTGAAAAGCAGAATCAAACTTTTGCTGGAGGTAATTTTTTATGTCTCCCACCTTTGATACTGCCCAGAATATTCTCAATACCGAAGGAGTGGAAAGTACAATTTCATGcttcaaaagcagaaggaatACCCCTGAGTGGACAAAGGTTGTAAACTGGACTTACGAAACCGTTGCCTCTGCAGATACACTCCGATGTCGAAATACAGCACAAGAGATGCAAATCCACAGGACTGGCACTGCTCTTACTTCCCAACCCACTGCCAAATTCCAGAGAATTACTTTCCAAGGGTAAAGAATATCTGAGTTCTAACTGGAAAAAAGCCTTACCCAAGAGTTTCTCATTGCCTATTACAGCAAATGCCTTTCTGAGGGTTTTGATTGATACACTGAGTGGGAAAGCTGCCTGTAGTTTCatatttcctccttcccctAAATCAGAGCCATATCCAGCTTTGAGTATTCTGTTTTCCCCAGCCGAAGTCAGAGATGATATCATGAGTGCCAATTCTTTTGCAAATAACACTCCATTACTTCACATTAGCATATTACAGTATCAGACATGAGCCCAAGTGTAATGGGCACAGATCAATAACCTacaaaagctgctctgctgtttctTCCATCTCCCAAATGAGTAATATCTCCACAGCTTTCCTAAACTGTTCACATCAAACTTCTCTCTCCAAATGTCAGGACAGCGAGGTCTTGACAGATGAAAAATTTAGATGCTTTTATTCCCTTACATTATTAGCCAGTTCTCTGGCTGTAAATGGGAGGCTGAAAGCATGCAAGAGGCTTTGTTACTTTTATTTCAAGTTTATCCCAGTTCTCcctactgtttttttttttttactaaccTGCCTCAGCATGGTGCAGACAGCtgccctgttccagccctgcccacaAGAAGGAAGCTGCTGGTTTCAGCATTCTGCCAGCAAAGCTGTTTGTACGAGCACTACAGAACCCAGCACACAAACATCAGTGGAATTAATGCAGAGCAGGCACTAACACAGAACACTGCCCAACAGCtcaggccaggccaggccagcaAATCCacctcagcctggagaggtACACTCTCCAGCAGAAGGAGGATAAACAGTTTAGGGCAACAGCATCTTCACCCCAAACAGCTGTTTGTTAGATGAATAGCAGTCCTTGCTCAATGCTTCCCTCCGGCTCTCTATTTAACTGAGGGACTTCTACGATTCCTTACCTCACCTCTGTCATCCTGCCTTCTCTCCTagtctgctctcctgctctATTCACACTGCAGCGGGGTAAAACCTTCAGTGCAAGTGCAATGCTCTGTCACCATGGAATGCTGTACAGCCTACTGATGATGGCACATCACAAAGTGTGAAGTTATCCTTGAAAACACTGAACTGTTCCCTGCAAAGTCAGCAGGGATCCCCAAAGGATTTCCCAGCTGATTTGTAGCAAtgtacaaattattttaatgagactTAGCTAATCTCTCCAAACACCACATTCTTTCTATTGGAGTCAGAGAAAAAAGTCTTCCAGGTGGACTGATTTCAAGGAAACAGCAGGACTCATACCTGAGCCCTTCTCAGCCAGGTGCGATGTATCAGAGAAGAAGGAATCACCAGTGGGGTCTGTCATCAGCCCTGGAGAAGGCTGATCCAACACACCTCAGAAGACAGAAGAGTGAGGATCCTGGTTGGTATCCAAGCTCTCTGGACCACAGCTTTCAcatctggctctgcacagcagcggtctaactgaaaaaaaattctcccctTTACAGCCTGAGGAGTGTTTCCCTGTGCCTCAAACCAGGGCTGTATAAGAAGCTGGACTAAAGCATGAATCCCTCTTCCTGCCTCTTTCTAGCAGCCCTCTGTCCATGACAACACCACACAGCATTGGGAAACAGGATTCTTTCACTTCACAGATGTCTACAGGGgtttgaaaacagcagcaggggcagtggTGAGAGCAGCTGGTGCTACTTGTCCAGACCAAGCAGATGAGCAAGAACCAGGATATCTCACAGCAGGAGAATGGGACCTTTtgtacatatatatgcacaAAACCCTTACCTCCTCACCAGGAACAGCAATGGTTGACACTACTCTGTGCCTGTTGTCCATATTTAATTTGACTGCCCAAACAGCTCAGTTTGCTGTGGACTTAGAGGGGACACCTGTAAAGGAAGTCTCCTGATAGGTCCAGTCATGGGAGAATACCTCAGCACATTAATTAATTCAGGGGGCTGTGAATCAGGTAAAGGCTTGGGAAGTCAATGTGTGGAATGATGAACACCTGCAGTGTCTCACCTGGGGAAGGCAGGGCCAGACAACCCTGGAGTCCCTTTAAATCTACACTTACACCACGCAGAACTTCCAAAGcgcacttttaaaaaataatgtaaacaaaaaaagcagacaaagtACTCCTAAAAGTAATCACGGTATTTGTAAAAGAACTGCAATCCAAGGGATGCCACATGATATCCCACAGCTCAGAAACAAAGCCAAGACACCTGAAGGTAATTTTCATTGCTCAGAACATTTAATTACTCATCACTGAGCAACCTTAAGTATTTCAGCTGCCCAGCGCTGTCTTCTCCCCAATAAACCACATCTTCAGATTGTGTTTATGATCATTCATCTGCTACACAGCCGCAGGCCTCGCAAACCAAAGGTTAAGCGACCCTGCCTGTGTTGTGTAGCAGACACAGGTTTGATCATGACAGTTTCCAGCGGCGTTACCCAATCGTGAGGGGCAGGAACCATGTTCCAAGAAACCCACTGGATAACTCTTCCTCGGTGCCAGGAAAGGCTCTCCAGCTACGACAAGGAAAGTTTTCAGACTAATTAAAATGGCCAGGACTTACCAAGGAGTTTTTCCTGCACGGAGTTTACTCAGCAGCCACCACTCGCCTCCCCAGTTAGCGATGACAGAACATCACCCCGACGAAGTACTTAGGGGCACGGAAGTCTCATTCACCCCGGCCAGGACTGGGACCACAGGTGTCTCTCCTCTCACCGTCCCTTCAGGTCCAGCCCGACACCCCACTCCAGGACGGGCCTACCCGGCTCTATGAGCCCCGTACCCCCCAGCGCCTGCGGGGCGGGCCCAGCTCAGCCCGTTCCCTATCCATACACCGCCTCCCCCGCTCCCGCCGGCCGGTACGGAGCCCCCGGGACGTGGCACCTGGAACTGCAGCAGCTTCTCGGTCTGTTCCGCCGTCAGCTCCCGTTCCTCAGGCGCCGCCATTTTGCCGCCGCCTCTGACCCGCCGCTCCGTCACTCTCCGGAAGTGACGTTGCCCGCCCACActtccaccccagccccgcgcgGCGCGGCCAATGGCTGTTTATCGGCCGCCGCCGGAACTGCTGGCCCGCATTCCGGACAAAACCGAAGCGCTCTAGGGCCCGTCCGGAGATGCCCGAATCCCATCGGCGGCGGTGGCCGCTCTCGGGTGTCCCCGGCGGGCGCGCGTAAAGTTCCGAAGTGTGCCGAGCACCGCTCGGGTGTTCCCGGCGGACGCACGAAGAGTTCGAAGAGTGCCGAGGGCTTCTCGTGTGTTCCCGGAACAGGCCGGGGATGAGGGGGGCAGCCTGTTGCTGTGGGAGCGGGCCCTGAGACCAAGGGGGGGGGATACGAGTTGAAGACCCCCGGGAGATGGCTGTGTTCCCGTCACCGCAGAGTCTGCCGGACACCGAGTGGGTGCTGTCCGGGCACCTCCGGTCCCGTCGGGTGTGTCCTGCCCGCTACCTTCGGTCCCGCCGGGTGGGTCCTACCCGGCACCCCTCGTCGCACCGggcccaagatggcggcggccgCTAAgatggaggaggctgtgaggggCCCCCGCTCCCACCCGCAGCTTCGAGCGCCCGCGTGAGGGGTCGGCGCGGCGGGACCGCGGCCAGTGGAGCcccaggggtggcaggagagcagccccggctccccgcTGCAGCTGGCGGGGAGGCGGGATGCGGCCCCGCCCTGGCGTGATGTCAGCGCGGCtggcccgcccgccgccgcagTGACAGCGACAGCTCCGCCCGGGCGCAGTCGGGCCCAGCCCAGCCGAGCCGCGCAGCCGGACCGGGAGCGGCGCGGGCGGGCCGGTCATGGCCGACGACTTCGGCTTCTTTTCCTCATCTGAGGGCGCTGGTGCCGAGGAGGACCCGGCCGCAGCCTTTCTGGCCCAGCAGGAGAGCGAAATCGCGGGCATCGAGAACGATGAGGGCTTCGGGCCGACCGACGGCGAGACGGCCGCCGCCCCGGGCGGGCAGGCGGCCCCGCCGGAACAGGGTGAGCACGCCCGCGGGGGCCGCCCGGCTGCGCTCCCGCTGGGTACGGGCGGGCTCCCGACCTCGTGGGGTAACGGCGGGCTGTGCCCCCTTCTGCCCCGAAAGCAGGGAAGGGTCCTTCGGGCCGCATCCACGGGGGGCTGGGGTCCCCGGGGGATGCACAGCATCCCAGGTGGGTGATGGGATCTGTGCTGCACCTCATGGGCCGAAGGTGGGGTGACCCTGCGGGCTAGGCTGGCGTCCTAGCAAGGGTTGTCTGGGCCTTTGCTTGTGCCCAAAGGGCTACTGGAACCTCGGGGATGTGGAGTGAatcctgagctgggatgtgccagCCATGCGGCGATTTCTCCCCCTTGTGCTCAGGCTGGGTTTCCCGGGTTGGATGGACTCCCGACTCCATGTTTTAATGCTCCCAGCTATGGCAATGTAAAATGCATCCAGGCGGCACTGAGGAGCCATGACAGCCTTGTCACTGTCCCCACAGACAGGAGAGCCCTTTGGGATGCAAAACGGAAGACATTGCCATAGGCAACGTTGTGGTCCCAGGCCCTGCAGGTAGAATGGCTAATTCTGATGTCTTCCCTCCAGTCTGCAGGGGCTCTGGCATCTGCTCTCTGTACGGACATAGGGGCACTGTTACCGCCGGGCTCTGACTCCTTCCCCTAACCCAGCCTCACAGGGTCTCATGCTGGCTGTGGAGCCCTGGTTtcagagctctgcacacagggCCATGGAGGCAGATCTGGGCCTGAAGAGTTGTTGACAGCCACAGTGATAAATGCAGTCAgacaggctggagctgggtgtAGTCGTGGGGGTGAGCACTTTGGGGACAGTGCTGGCCTGAGCTGcactgtgtctgtgcctgcagctgGCTGGCCAGGAGAAGCCCTGTGGTCACTGGGGAGAGCTCAGGGCCTGGAGTGAAACTCCTTaagtctcttctctcctggCAGCACAAAACCCTGTGCCTGGCCTGGCTCTCTGACCCAGGTGTGCAGctctctggggctgtgggggcAGATGGGTGCCTCATTACCAACCCTGACCTTGCAGCTCATCCCAGGTGGACTCCCAAGGTCCTCAGCCTGCAGACATTCCCTCCTGTCCTTGTGGAGCACAAGGAGTGTTTCCATGGGCCGTGTCCCTGGAGAGTTGGGTTGGCACTTGGCCGTGTCCATCGGCGGCCTTTGCAAGTTGGGATTGGTCAGGCTGTGTTTctacagccagagcagcagcctgtgtcAGTCTTGTGCTGGAGCAGTTTCCCTAATCTTCAGATAAGATTAAACACCAGTGAAAACACCATAAAGACATAAATGCCTGCAGAAGTTTGTGTGGGAGAGTTTGAGGTACTCGCTGAATCCCATCAAGGACAGGACACACCCCCCCACTCTTGGGGGTGTTGTGCGTGGGTGTGCTGAGCTGAAAAAGGCACAGACAAACTCCCAGAAACTGATCTGATGTAGTTTCATGAACACCAGCCCCTCTGGGATCACCTGCAGCTGCCATAgttgtgtttttccttctctattcCTTTTTCTCGAGCAGGTTTCCAGAATGGAGGAGCCACTGTCAATGGAGATGTCTTTCAGGTGAGAGCTCAGCCTTTTGCTGGCCCAGGGCTGCTAAGGAAGATTGGGTGGGTGTGGGGCCAGCATTCTGTTGCTCTGCCCCCAGCATTGACTGGATTTTGCTATCCAGCTGCAGAACAGTTACGGTGCTCCTGGAAAGGTCTGGGTCTCCTGTGGGAGTCCTGGCTGCTCCATTCTCTTTGAAGAGGTGTCCCACCTGCCATGACCTGCCACACAGCTGTTTGCAGGTGGCTTTTGCCATGAAGGAGTGCCTGGGCCCTAAGAGCAGGTGACAAATCATCCATTCCCCATAGAAGccccctctccagcctgggtAGCTTTTGCAGGCCTCTGGGGCAGGCAGGAACATCTCTTGACAGGGGCCAGAGCAAGCATAGGGCTGTCATGAGATTTGGATCTCTCATGAAGACCATTTGCCCCAGAGCCAGGGGCGTTTCGGAGGGACCCACCTGGGTCTCATATCCCTTTGGGAGCCtgaagcccagctctgctgtcagcagTGCCAGCATCTGACAAGCCCTTCACCCCACTTGGTGCCCAGCAGTGGGGCATATGCATTGCCCTTGCCTGGTTTACAGGATGATAATTGCATCAGGCATGGGACAGACTTAATTAGATTGAGGATCTTGGAAGAAAGCTGTAATCCCATGGCTGAGCTTGGTGTCAGACTGGGCATCTGGCCAGTGGAAGGTGTTAGAGGAGTTGCTGGGCCTCAGCTTATATGCAAGGGAAACAGCTCagtcctggagctgtgtggtCTCCAGTGAGGGCCAGGGAATCTCTGGGGAGCAGTTCCAAGGCCAGTGTCTGCTCTGTGCAGTGGGGCTGCCCAGAGGATACAAGAGCTGCAGTGGCAGCGAACAGCAAGTCAAGGAGGGAAATGCTGGGAAGGCTTTAGGTGACAGGGCCTGAGGCTGGAACAGCAGCTTGAGCAGCACTTTGGGAACACTGTCCCACATGTCCCAAGGTGTCACCCTTCCTATCTCCTATCTTGGCTTGTCATTGCTGGGGGTGTGGAGTCCTGACTGCTGCCAGCCCTCGGaggtggctgggctgggctcttgGAAGCACTGGTGCTGATGGTGAGGTGCTCATGTCCTGCAGGAGTCCAACGGCCCCACGGATGCCTACGCAGCCATAGCCAAGGCTGACCGGCTGACCCAGGAACCCGAGAGCATCCGCAAGTGGAGGGAGGAGCAGAAGAAgcgcctggaggagctgggtgaGACCCAAGGCTGTGTGTAGCTCCCTGTGCTTGGGGCACCCTGTGACATGACAGACCCCTTGGGGTCCCTCACCTCTTGGTGACCCTGTTGCGTCCCATAGAGATGACTTGTGTCCCTGCCAAAGAT is a window of Hirundo rustica isolate bHirRus1 chromosome 14, bHirRus1.pri.v3, whole genome shotgun sequence DNA encoding:
- the CLTB gene encoding clathrin light chain B isoform X2 — encoded protein: MADDFGFFSSSEGAGAEEDPAAAFLAQQESEIAGIENDEGFGPTDGETAAAPGGQAAPPEQGFQNGGATVNGDVFQESNGPTDAYAAIAKADRLTQEPESIRKWREEQKKRLEELDAASKVTEQEWREKAKKDLEEWNLRQNEQMEKNRANNRASEEAFLKESKEETPGSEWEKVAQLCDFNPKSSKQSKDVSRMRSVLISLKQTPLSR
- the CLTB gene encoding clathrin light chain B isoform X1, encoding MADDFGFFSSSEGAGAEEDPAAAFLAQQESEIAGIENDEGFGPTDGETAAAPGGQAAPPEQGFQNGGATVNGDVFQESNGPTDAYAAIAKADRLTQEPESIRKWREEQKKRLEELDAASKVTEQEWREKAKKDLEEWNLRQNEQMEKNRANNRIADKAFYQQPDADIIGYVASEEAFLKESKEETPGSEWEKVAQLCDFNPKSSKQSKDVSRMRSVLISLKQTPLSR